A genomic region of Rhodococcus pyridinivorans contains the following coding sequences:
- a CDS encoding helix-turn-helix domain-containing protein: MTDSAQNNDSDCTDKGSAKVVISTRELESSEVRSRWVDTLDSTYCELDVDWPDISDSFGAELSVRPFVDVTVSVVRADPHTVIRTPNMISSDPNDDYLLCLITSGTAVIGQHSRSAKLESGAFGILDSSAPFIVDAQTEFEQIVVRAPRAVFAPHLPLEAVAEITGEGFSGHSGISRYVSRLFVDMATDDSLLSPNSSASVAACAMDLLVSAISERTTPFNTTKRVHNKDFRVIQQAMQRHMTDPDYSISDLAAELGMSVRYIHKLFSAAGTTPRTWLNQQRLERARKLLLSTDATISTISVRVGFRDVSHFSRAFRRRFGTSPLHFRMQQLGTSTSSDNG, encoded by the coding sequence ATGACCGACAGTGCACAGAACAATGACTCCGATTGCACCGACAAGGGCAGCGCCAAGGTCGTAATCAGCACACGCGAGCTCGAATCGAGCGAGGTACGTTCGCGGTGGGTAGACACACTCGACTCGACATACTGCGAACTCGACGTCGACTGGCCTGACATATCGGACTCGTTCGGGGCGGAACTATCGGTGCGTCCCTTCGTCGACGTCACAGTCAGTGTCGTACGCGCAGACCCACACACAGTAATCCGCACCCCGAACATGATCTCGTCCGATCCCAACGACGACTACCTACTGTGCTTGATCACGAGCGGTACAGCGGTCATCGGTCAACACTCTCGGTCCGCAAAGCTCGAAAGCGGGGCGTTCGGAATCCTCGACTCATCGGCGCCGTTCATCGTCGACGCCCAGACCGAGTTCGAGCAGATTGTCGTCCGCGCGCCGCGCGCGGTGTTTGCGCCACATCTTCCCCTGGAAGCCGTAGCGGAGATTACCGGTGAAGGTTTTTCCGGCCACAGCGGCATCAGCCGATACGTCTCTCGCCTATTCGTCGACATGGCAACTGACGACTCCCTTCTTTCGCCCAACTCCTCAGCCTCCGTTGCCGCGTGCGCGATGGACCTACTCGTATCCGCCATCAGTGAACGCACAACTCCGTTCAACACCACCAAACGAGTTCACAACAAGGACTTTCGAGTCATACAGCAGGCAATGCAACGACACATGACAGACCCCGACTACTCGATCAGCGACCTTGCAGCCGAACTGGGAATGTCCGTGCGGTACATCCACAAACTATTCAGCGCAGCAGGCACGACACCACGCACATGGCTGAATCAACAGCGGCTCGAGCGAGCTCGCAAACTCTTGCTGAGCACCGACGCCACGATCTCTACCATCAGCGTCCGCGTAGGTTTCCGCGATGTCTCGCATTTCAGTCGAGCGTTCCGACGTCGCTTCGGGACCAGCCCACTGCATTTCCGCATGCAGCAACTCGGCACCAGCACCAGCAGCGACAACGGGTGA
- a CDS encoding tautomerase family protein, protein MPFIEVTISAGRSPEQLRALIHELTFAAQRAVDAPLSNIRVVLREVPATHFAAGDVTIAERSPAQ, encoded by the coding sequence ATGCCGTTCATCGAGGTGACTATTTCCGCAGGGCGTTCGCCCGAACAGCTCCGCGCACTGATACATGAACTCACCTTTGCCGCCCAGCGGGCCGTGGACGCGCCGTTGAGCAACATTCGGGTGGTGCTGCGTGAAGTTCCGGCTACTCACTTTGCCGCCGGTGATGTGACGATTGCAGAACGATCTCCTGCTCAATGA